From Gemmatimonadota bacterium, the proteins below share one genomic window:
- a CDS encoding NAD(P)-binding domain-containing protein produces MDKIGFVGLGIMGKPMCHNLLKAGFDVTFYARRDEIVAEMEGAGATYVPSSQAVGDATHIIITM; encoded by the coding sequence CGGTTTGGGAATTATGGGTAAGCCTATGTGTCACAACTTGTTGAAGGCCGGTTTTGATGTGACATTTTATGCGCGGCGAGACGAGATTGTGGCCGAGATGGAGGGCGCGGGGGCGACTTATGTGCCTTCGTCACAGGCGGTGGGCGATGCAACGCATATTATTATTACGATGG